The Chryseobacterium indicum genome includes a window with the following:
- the rny gene encoding ribonuclease Y, whose amino-acid sequence MTTAIIVGVICLVIGAVAGIFFSKSSLNTKAKFIIDDAQKNAENLIEKANVQAESIKKEKNLQAKEKFLELKSQHDADIQAREKKMQEVEKRIKDKEHKLNDELSKTGKLEKDLDKQIADYAKKTEILERKQHELDIATAKKVEILEKIANYTAEEAKAELVETMKAEAKTRAQAHVQSIMEEAQLNAKSEARKIVIQTIQRIGTEQAIENSVSVFNIESDEVKGRIIGREGRNIRALEAVTGVEIIVDDTPEAILLSCFDPVRREIARLSLHRLVTDGRIHPARIEEVVEKTRKQIEEEIIEVGKRTIIDLGIHGLHPELIKIVGRMKYRSSYGQNLLQHSREVANIAATMAAELGLNVKLAKRAGLLHDIGKVPEQESELPHALLGMQWAEKYGENAEVVNAIGAHHDEVEMTSLLSPIIQVADAISGARPGARRQVLESYIQRLKDLESAALSFDGVSSAYAIQAGRELRVMVESGKVNDEVASQLSYDISEKIQNELTYPGQVKVTVIRETRAVNIAR is encoded by the coding sequence ATGACAACAGCCATTATAGTCGGCGTTATTTGTTTGGTAATCGGTGCGGTTGCAGGGATATTTTTCTCTAAAAGCTCGTTGAATACCAAAGCAAAATTTATTATAGATGATGCACAGAAAAATGCCGAAAACCTTATAGAAAAAGCTAATGTACAAGCTGAATCCATAAAGAAAGAAAAGAACCTTCAGGCAAAAGAAAAATTCCTTGAACTGAAATCTCAGCATGATGCAGACATTCAGGCAAGAGAAAAGAAAATGCAGGAGGTAGAAAAAAGAATCAAGGATAAGGAGCATAAGCTGAACGACGAGCTTAGCAAAACCGGAAAGCTTGAAAAAGATCTGGATAAGCAAATCGCTGATTATGCTAAAAAAACAGAAATCTTAGAAAGAAAACAGCACGAACTTGATATTGCAACAGCGAAAAAAGTTGAAATTTTAGAAAAAATTGCCAACTACACCGCTGAAGAAGCAAAAGCTGAATTGGTAGAAACCATGAAGGCGGAAGCGAAAACAAGAGCTCAGGCGCACGTTCAGAGCATCATGGAAGAAGCGCAGCTTAATGCAAAAAGTGAAGCAAGAAAAATCGTTATCCAGACCATTCAGAGAATCGGAACAGAACAGGCGATTGAAAATTCCGTATCCGTTTTCAATATCGAATCGGATGAGGTAAAAGGAAGAATCATCGGTAGAGAAGGTAGAAATATCCGTGCTTTGGAAGCGGTAACTGGAGTGGAAATTATTGTAGATGATACTCCGGAAGCAATCCTTCTTTCATGCTTTGATCCGGTAAGAAGAGAAATCGCAAGATTATCCCTTCACAGATTGGTAACAGACGGAAGAATTCACCCTGCAAGAATCGAAGAAGTTGTTGAAAAAACAAGAAAGCAGATTGAGGAGGAAATTATTGAAGTAGGAAAAAGAACAATTATTGATTTAGGAATCCACGGATTGCACCCTGAATTAATTAAAATCGTAGGTAGAATGAAATACCGTTCTTCTTACGGACAAAACCTTTTACAACACTCAAGAGAAGTGGCGAATATCGCGGCAACAATGGCGGCTGAATTAGGCTTAAATGTAAAATTAGCTAAAAGAGCAGGACTTTTACACGATATCGGTAAAGTTCCGGAGCAGGAATCTGAACTTCCTCACGCTTTACTAGGTATGCAGTGGGCAGAAAAATACGGTGAAAATGCAGAAGTTGTCAATGCCATCGGAGCACACCACGACGAAGTGGAAATGACTTCACTATTGTCTCCGATCATTCAGGTTGCCGATGCAATCTCAGGAGCAAGACCGGGAGCAAGAAGACAGGTGCTAGAATCTTACATCCAAAGATTAAAAGACCTTGAATCTGCAGCATTAAGTTTCGACGGAGTCTCTTCAGCTTATGCCATTCAGGCAGGTAGAGAGTTAAGAGTAATGGTAGAAAGCGGAAAAGTAAATGATGAAGTAGCTTCTCAGTTATCTTACGACATCTCAGAAAAGATCCAGAACGAACTTACGTATCCGGGACAGGTAAAAGTAACAGTAATCAGAGAAACGAGAGCTGTGAATATTGCGAGATAA
- a CDS encoding cell division protein ZapA: protein MEVRRITINIAGRVYPLNVPAAEEETLRKVGKQIENMIKDFEQNFDVRDKQDALAMCALKLGTNAEVVSMNYDKTIQSTNERLLKINQSLNNETGK, encoded by the coding sequence ATGGAAGTAAGAAGAATAACCATTAATATAGCAGGAAGAGTATATCCGCTGAATGTACCGGCAGCAGAGGAAGAAACCCTGCGCAAAGTCGGGAAGCAGATAGAGAATATGATTAAAGATTTTGAACAGAATTTCGATGTGAGAGACAAACAGGATGCTTTAGCGATGTGTGCCCTGAAATTGGGAACCAATGCTGAAGTGGTGTCTATGAACTACGATAAAACTATACAATCTACCAACGAAAGATTATTAAAAATTAATCAGTCGTTGAATAATGAAACAGGGAAATAG
- a CDS encoding V-type ATPase subunit a family protein produces MLQDLENNFSELEKKILQLQKNYKNLSERFSELNVEHEDLKKRYDEERRKNQVLAEEQKNIKLYSAISGNPEHNRLMKNHINRLVKEIDFCIAQLQNSGL; encoded by the coding sequence ATGCTTCAAGATTTAGAAAACAATTTTTCAGAATTAGAAAAAAAGATTTTGCAGTTACAGAAAAATTACAAAAATCTTAGCGAAAGATTCTCGGAATTAAATGTTGAGCATGAAGATCTGAAGAAGAGATATGATGAAGAAAGAAGAAAAAATCAGGTATTAGCAGAAGAACAAAAAAATATAAAACTTTATTCAGCAATATCAGGAAATCCTGAACACAACCGACTGATGAAAAACCACATCAACAGGTTGGTGAAAGAAATAGATTTCTGCATTGCGCAGCTTCAAAACAGTGGATTATAA
- a CDS encoding porin family protein, with product MNKFLLRALVLASVNVAVLANAQFRTRNRMDKLEDFDEQKFSWGFYLSGNRLDYRIVLNPRYGMNNNQNLVTSKESYSFGAGLIAKWRLNDFLDVRLEPGLQFGQRQLTFNTQSNDQYAAGTLTNDPFIPMKLTDKDKIRDIKTTLIDVPVLLEFHGNRWYNSRPYVATGVNYIVNLQSNATSTDDNMQQVFRSTTHNFAWSAEMGIQFYFNKFKLTPAVRGTFIMNNEIVADNATTPPYWTSAMSTLHTRAIFFVLKFE from the coding sequence ATGAATAAATTTTTATTAAGAGCACTGGTTTTAGCCTCAGTAAATGTTGCAGTTTTAGCAAACGCGCAATTCAGAACCCGAAACAGAATGGATAAGTTGGAAGACTTTGACGAACAGAAATTCAGTTGGGGTTTTTATCTAAGTGGTAACAGACTAGACTACCGTATTGTTCTCAATCCAAGATATGGGATGAACAACAATCAGAATCTTGTTACATCTAAAGAAAGCTACAGTTTCGGTGCAGGTTTAATTGCAAAGTGGAGACTGAATGACTTTTTGGATGTAAGATTGGAGCCAGGGTTACAATTTGGGCAGAGACAGCTTACTTTCAATACGCAGAGCAACGACCAGTATGCTGCGGGTACTTTGACGAACGATCCTTTTATTCCGATGAAATTAACGGATAAAGACAAAATAAGAGATATTAAAACTACCCTTATAGACGTTCCGGTATTACTGGAATTCCACGGCAACAGATGGTACAATTCCAGACCTTACGTAGCAACCGGGGTAAACTATATCGTAAACCTTCAGTCTAATGCAACTTCTACAGACGACAATATGCAGCAGGTTTTCAGATCTACTACGCATAACTTTGCTTGGTCTGCAGAAATGGGAATCCAGTTTTACTTCAATAAATTTAAACTGACTCCTGCCGTAAGAGGAACTTTCATTATGAACAATGAAATTGTGGCAGATAATGCAACAACACCTCCTTACTGGACGTCCGCAATGTCTACTTTACACACAAGAGCAATCTTTTTTGTACTGAAATTTGAATAA
- the ubiE gene encoding bifunctional demethylmenaquinone methyltransferase/2-methoxy-6-polyprenyl-1,4-benzoquinol methylase UbiE — MTKDITKITPYNTDATKKSQVEDMFDNIAPKYDLLNRVLSMKIDVMWRNTLVKWMKKDNPQEVLDVATGTGDLAIAVEKGTGSKVIGLDLSQQMLNVGVIKIKKLKLDGKISMQKGDAEKLLYEDNRFDAVSVAFGVRNFENLTKGLAELRRVVKDNKSVYILEFSKVEGFMGPLYMFYFKNILPAIGRLVSKDNRAYTYLPDSVNAFPYGEKMRQILLDTGFKKVEYKKLSLGIATIYKATK, encoded by the coding sequence TTGACAAAAGATATTACCAAAATTACGCCTTACAATACCGACGCTACTAAAAAGAGTCAGGTAGAAGATATGTTCGACAATATTGCACCGAAGTATGATCTTCTGAATCGGGTTTTATCCATGAAAATCGATGTGATGTGGAGAAATACACTGGTGAAATGGATGAAAAAAGATAATCCGCAGGAAGTGCTGGATGTGGCTACAGGAACGGGTGATCTGGCGATTGCTGTGGAAAAAGGAACCGGCTCTAAAGTAATTGGTTTAGATTTATCGCAACAAATGTTAAATGTTGGCGTTATTAAAATAAAAAAACTTAAATTAGACGGCAAAATTTCCATGCAAAAAGGAGATGCGGAGAAGTTACTGTATGAAGATAACAGATTTGATGCGGTTTCCGTTGCATTCGGAGTTAGGAATTTTGAAAACCTTACCAAAGGTTTGGCAGAATTAAGAAGAGTAGTTAAAGATAACAAGAGTGTTTATATACTGGAGTTTTCAAAGGTTGAAGGGTTTATGGGACCATTGTATATGTTTTACTTTAAAAACATTTTACCTGCAATCGGCAGACTGGTTTCCAAAGATAACAGGGCGTATACATACCTTCCGGATTCTGTAAATGCTTTTCCTTACGGGGAAAAGATGAGACAAATTCTTTTAGATACAGGATTTAAAAAAGTTGAATATAAAAAACTAAGTTTAGGTATAGCCACAATTTATAAAGCAACAAAGTAA